From Symphalangus syndactylus isolate Jambi chromosome 21, NHGRI_mSymSyn1-v2.1_pri, whole genome shotgun sequence:
CTGTGGATTTAAATTAGAGGTTTCCCTTGAAATAAGTTTAGATACTACGGAATATcataaaactcatatggaattcCATCTCTAAAATCTAGAAGTGCAATAAGTTCCCCAAATTGGTAGTTAACTTGCAACTGAGTAACCACTCTGAACATCTGGGTGAATCTATGCATCAAGCAGAAATGGCCCAAGAGACCAAGCATCCCCcagaattgcatttttttttttttttttgagatggagtctcactcactctgtcacccaggctggagtacagtggtgcgaccttggcttactgcaacctctgcctcccgggttgaaacaattctcctgcctcagcctcccaagtagctgggaccacaggcttgcatCACCATGCCaactttcgtattttttgtagagacaggggtttcaccatgttggctaggccagtttcgaactcctgacctcaagtgatcctcccaccttggcctcccaaagtgctgggattacaggtgtgagccaccgcacccggcctgaagtGCACATCTTGAAGCTTCTTAACCACTGAGCCAGCACATGCAGGGGCCTTGCTCGCTGAGGCACCCGATTTCAGTTAGGAAAGGCCTTTGGTAGCTTCACGGCCTGTTCCTGAGCAGCCTTTTCTTCTCAACACCCTTGTTCTCTTCCGTAAGGTATGAAGAAGACCACCACAACTGCTACACTTACACACTCACGTTCATAAACTGCGTTCTGATGGCAGAAGGTAGACAGCAACTGGACAAGGGTGAATTTACGGAAAAGTACGTGGTCCCGCGGACAAGGCTGGCATCCAAGTTCATCACACTCTACCGGGCGATACGGGAGCATGGTTTCTATGTCACTGACTGTCCCCGGCAGGAGGTGCAACCCCCTGAGGGTGGCGGTTTGTACTGAGAGCTATGTAAGTGCAGCCTGGACATTGGGGGTAGGGTGGTTGCTACCTTTAATCAGTACTATGGATTTCTAAATGCATTTAACTGTGgttaataaaaatgtgtatgggctgggcgtggtagctcacgcctgtaatcccagcactttggggggctgaggcgggtgggtcgcctgaggtcgggagtttgagaccagcctgaccaacatggagaaatcccgtctctactaaaaatacaaaattagccgggtatggtggcacatgcctgtaatcccagctactagggaggctgaagcaggagaattgcttgaacccgggaagcagaggttgtgatgagttgagatcgtgccatttcactccagcctgggcaacaagaacaaaactccatctcaaaaaataaataaaaagtaaaaacatgtaTGGCTTCCCTTCAAGCATATGTCAGCTTACTACATCATAAgacttcataaaataaaaattgccctaggttttaaaaattaaatgcattccaacaaaattattttcccgTCAATGAGGTTTT
This genomic window contains:
- the MKRN2OS gene encoding MKRN2 opposite strand protein isoform X5, producing MYGMMEQWDKYLEDFSTSGAWLPHRYEEDHHNCYTYTLTFINCVLMAEGRQQLDKGEFTEKYVVPRTRLASKFITLYRAIREHGFYVTDCPRQEVQPPEGGGLY
- the MKRN2OS gene encoding MKRN2 opposite strand protein isoform X4 gives rise to the protein MDIKKNVHSSSDQLRGHFLGVVYNYSAHGVQRDGAGWEQSISIPLLQPNMYGMMEQWDKYLEDFSTSGAWLPHRYEEDHHNCYTYTLTFINCVLMAEGRQQLDKGEFTEKYVVPRTRLASKFITLYRAIREHGFYVTDCPRQEVQPPEGGGLY